One genomic segment of Microcella indica includes these proteins:
- a CDS encoding SDR family oxidoreductase: MAEQEQPGTTTATTPTPDHGESSYVGAGKLNRRRALITGGDSGIGRAVAIAFAREGADVAIVYLPEEQEDARVTADQIEAAGRRATLIPADVQQEDACRMIIATTVDALGGLDILVINAAYQQFRESFDAITTEEFDRVFRTNLYSLMWLTREALPHLGEGSSIITTSSIQAANPSAGLVDYAMTKAAQVAFTSALADDLGPRGIRVNAVAPGPIWTPLIPATDWPEGKLEEFGQDTPLGRAGQPAELAATYVLLASDGGSYISGAVVPVTGGKHL, from the coding sequence ATGGCAGAGCAAGAGCAACCCGGCACGACGACGGCGACCACGCCGACTCCCGACCACGGCGAGTCGAGCTACGTCGGCGCAGGCAAGCTGAACCGCCGACGCGCCCTGATCACGGGAGGCGACTCAGGCATCGGTCGCGCGGTGGCCATCGCGTTCGCACGCGAAGGGGCCGACGTCGCGATCGTCTACCTGCCCGAAGAGCAGGAGGACGCACGCGTCACGGCCGACCAGATCGAGGCGGCCGGGCGCAGGGCGACGCTCATCCCCGCTGATGTTCAGCAGGAGGACGCCTGCCGCATGATCATCGCGACGACGGTCGACGCCCTGGGCGGGCTCGATATCCTCGTCATCAACGCGGCGTACCAGCAGTTCCGCGAGAGTTTCGACGCCATCACGACCGAGGAGTTCGACCGCGTCTTCCGCACCAACCTGTATTCGCTCATGTGGCTTACGCGCGAAGCTCTGCCGCACCTCGGCGAGGGTTCGAGCATCATCACGACGTCGTCGATCCAGGCGGCGAATCCTTCGGCGGGCCTCGTCGACTACGCGATGACCAAGGCGGCGCAGGTCGCGTTCACGAGCGCACTCGCCGATGACCTGGGCCCACGCGGCATCCGTGTCAACGCCGTCGCTCCCGGCCCGATCTGGACTCCGCTCATTCCTGCTACAGACTGGCCGGAGGGAAAGCTGGAGGAGTTCGGGCAGGACACGCCGCTCGGCCGCGCCGGTCAACCGGCGGAGCTCGCGGCGACGTACGTTCTGCTCGCCTCGGACGGCGGCTCGTATATCTCGGGAGCTGTCGTGCCCGTCACCGGGGGCAAGCACTTGTGA
- a CDS encoding ATP-dependent DNA ligase produces the protein MGTLTYDSTLSADFDDRTLAHLQIVIGAKLRRNEAFYFSWKDDASIGNGRSVIWVHPTIPISFKFFGSRPPSINRTWVDDLMLSANTPAGLHILPEPPVPSEDES, from the coding sequence ATGGGCACACTGACCTACGACTCGACGTTGTCGGCCGACTTCGATGACCGCACGCTTGCGCACCTGCAGATCGTGATCGGTGCGAAGCTGCGCCGCAACGAGGCGTTCTACTTCAGCTGGAAGGACGATGCCTCGATCGGCAACGGCCGCAGCGTGATCTGGGTGCACCCGACGATTCCGATCTCGTTCAAGTTCTTCGGCAGCCGGCCCCCGTCGATCAACCGCACCTGGGTCGACGACCTCATGCTCTCGGCCAACACTCCCGCGGGGCTCCACATCCTTCCCGAGCCGCCCGTGCCGAGCGAGGATGAGTCCTGA
- a CDS encoding cache domain-containing protein, with translation MTTIPVTQSPVELVADYFGRAISSLESWKPLLAADIAAARAAGPFTSEKLDDLVEPYAHRTFDSLELPVYGAGFIAALDSLADAGSHLAWWQGAERTKLVLASQSVNKEHIDYSELEWYRVPQATGEAHVAGPYVDYLCSDEYTITVAAPVAIDDDFVGVAGLDLLIDRVEHDLTPRLAVFDAHVTIINGVGRVLLSTDARRETGDTLRGSDLDAFERHPCPGMALEVLLH, from the coding sequence ATGACGACGATTCCCGTGACCCAGTCCCCCGTCGAACTCGTCGCAGACTACTTCGGCCGCGCGATCTCCAGTCTCGAGTCGTGGAAGCCGCTGCTCGCCGCCGACATCGCCGCGGCACGCGCTGCCGGGCCGTTCACGAGCGAGAAGCTCGACGACCTCGTCGAGCCTTACGCGCACCGCACCTTCGACTCGCTCGAGCTGCCCGTGTACGGAGCCGGCTTCATCGCCGCCCTCGACTCGCTCGCCGACGCCGGCAGCCACCTCGCCTGGTGGCAGGGCGCCGAGCGCACCAAGCTCGTGCTCGCGAGCCAGTCGGTCAACAAGGAGCACATCGACTACAGCGAGCTCGAGTGGTACCGGGTGCCGCAGGCGACGGGCGAGGCGCACGTCGCCGGCCCCTACGTGGACTACCTGTGCAGCGACGAGTACACGATCACGGTCGCCGCTCCCGTCGCCATCGACGACGACTTCGTCGGCGTCGCGGGGCTCGACCTGCTCATCGACAGGGTCGAGCACGACCTCACGCCACGGCTCGCCGTCTTCGACGCCCACGTGACGATCATCAACGGCGTCGGGCGCGTGCTGCTGTCGACCGATGCGCGACGCGAGACCGGCGACACCCTGCGGGGAAGCGACCTCGACGCCTTCGAGCGGCACCCCTGCCCGGGCATGGCTCTCGAGGTGCTGCTGCACTGA
- a CDS encoding FadR/GntR family transcriptional regulator yields the protein MFQPIGDQGRAALVERRIADAIMGGVLHAGERLPAETDLAQSFGVAPATAREALLALRERGLITTRRGRHGGSFVADTADPTTFALDALAATSRVALRDAATHYATITAAAVELAARRADPSEIALIRQRLERVDPADPIDWRRASDDAQIELSALSQSARLTREQMRLQAELSPLFALADREPERRTATRERFWALLDAVERGDPTTAVHLSRAAVRDAVEWLIDLRETLGAS from the coding sequence GTGTTTCAGCCGATCGGCGATCAGGGGCGCGCCGCCCTCGTCGAACGGCGCATCGCCGACGCGATCATGGGCGGAGTGCTTCACGCCGGAGAGCGGCTCCCCGCGGAGACAGACCTCGCGCAATCCTTCGGAGTCGCCCCCGCCACCGCGCGCGAGGCGCTCCTCGCCCTCCGGGAGCGTGGGCTCATCACCACCCGCCGTGGGCGACACGGCGGCAGCTTCGTCGCCGACACAGCCGACCCCACGACGTTCGCCCTCGACGCGCTCGCCGCGACCTCGCGCGTGGCCCTCCGAGACGCGGCGACGCACTACGCGACGATCACCGCCGCCGCGGTCGAACTGGCGGCCCGTCGCGCCGACCCGAGCGAGATCGCCCTCATCCGTCAGCGCCTCGAGCGCGTCGACCCCGCCGACCCCATCGACTGGAGGAGGGCGAGCGACGATGCCCAGATCGAGCTCTCCGCTCTCAGCCAGTCGGCCCGGCTCACGCGCGAGCAGATGCGACTGCAGGCCGAGCTCTCACCGCTCTTCGCCCTCGCCGACCGCGAGCCCGAGAGGCGCACCGCCACGCGCGAGCGATTCTGGGCTCTGCTCGACGCCGTCGAGCGCGGCGACCCCACGACCGCCGTCCACCTCAGCCGCGCAGCCGTGCGTGACGCAGTCGAGTGGCTCATCGACCTGCGCGAGACGCTGGGTGCGTCATGA
- a CDS encoding ABC transporter ATP-binding protein — translation MPGTESPAATLDSDAPASVDSGVELRGVAKHYGDTVAVTDLDLVVEPGEFFSMLGPSGSGKTTVLRMIAGFEDVTRGQILLDGQDVTSAAPFDRTVNTVFQDYALFPHMTIAENVAYGLRVRKTPKSEISHRVAEALEQVKLAHVADRLPHQLSGGQRQRIALARALILRPRVLLLDEPLGALDKQLREQMQIELKQIQREVGITFIFVTHDQEEALTLSDRIAVFNEGRVEQVGTPREVYEYPGTAFVASFLGLSNLIPAPLARELCGATAALSVRPERVRVTAPDDLPRENETSVRGTISETVYTGPTTRYIVETEFGLQLIAERHNDHAPDDTSAFHRGDPVRAVWFTEHAAIVP, via the coding sequence ATGCCCGGTACTGAAAGCCCCGCTGCCACCCTCGATTCGGACGCTCCCGCGAGTGTCGACTCCGGCGTCGAGCTGCGCGGCGTCGCCAAGCACTACGGCGACACGGTCGCCGTGACCGACCTCGATCTCGTGGTCGAGCCTGGCGAGTTCTTCTCCATGCTCGGGCCCTCGGGGTCGGGCAAGACGACCGTGCTGCGCATGATCGCGGGCTTCGAGGACGTCACGCGCGGGCAGATCCTGCTCGACGGGCAGGACGTCACCTCGGCGGCGCCGTTCGACCGCACCGTCAACACGGTGTTCCAGGACTACGCGCTGTTCCCGCACATGACGATCGCGGAGAACGTGGCCTACGGCCTCCGAGTGCGCAAGACGCCCAAGAGCGAGATCTCGCACCGGGTTGCGGAGGCGCTCGAGCAGGTCAAGCTCGCGCACGTTGCCGACCGGCTGCCGCACCAGCTCTCCGGTGGCCAGCGCCAGCGCATCGCGCTCGCGCGCGCGCTCATCCTGCGTCCTCGCGTGCTGCTGCTCGACGAGCCGCTCGGCGCCCTCGACAAGCAGCTGCGCGAACAGATGCAGATCGAGCTCAAGCAGATTCAGCGCGAGGTGGGCATCACCTTCATCTTCGTGACGCACGATCAGGAGGAGGCGCTCACCCTCAGCGACCGCATCGCGGTCTTCAATGAGGGTCGCGTTGAGCAGGTCGGCACTCCCCGGGAGGTCTACGAGTACCCCGGTACCGCGTTCGTCGCGAGCTTTCTGGGGCTGTCGAACCTCATCCCCGCCCCGCTCGCCCGCGAGCTCTGCGGCGCGACCGCCGCCCTGAGCGTGCGCCCCGAGCGCGTGCGCGTCACGGCCCCCGATGACCTTCCGCGCGAGAACGAGACGAGCGTGCGCGGAACGATCAGCGAGACCGTCTACACCGGCCCGACGACGCGCTACATCGTCGAGACCGAGTTCGGCCTGCAGCTCATCGCCGAGCGCCACAACGACCACGCCCCCGACGACACCTCGGCGTTCCACCGCGGCGACCCTGTGCGTGCCGTGTGGTTCACCGAGCACGCCGCGATCGTGCCCTGA